One Helianthus annuus cultivar XRQ/B chromosome 7, HanXRQr2.0-SUNRISE, whole genome shotgun sequence genomic region harbors:
- the LOC110868742 gene encoding ubiquitin-conjugating enzyme E2 22: MATNENLPPNVIKQLARELKNLDETPPEGIKVGVNDDDFSTIYADIEGPAGTPYENGVFRMKLILSRDFPHSPPKGYFLTKIFHPNIASNGEICVNTLKRDWNPSLGLRHVLIVVRCLLIEPFPESALNEQAGKMLLENYEEYARHARLYTGIHALKPKPKFKSGAISESTAALNVEQTNTSVCIVDTKTAVSGAVVQPTPLAPSLNTMKGASGGQEPPTTALNSVVEIGVSSGSTAAAPPTAATNKKESGLVKAQDKKKIDARKKSLKRL; this comes from the exons ATG GCAACCAACGAGAATCTTCCTCCAAATGTAATCAAACAACTTGCTAGGGAGCTAAAGAATCTTGATGAAACACCACCAGAAGGAATTAAAGTAGGAGTGAACGACGATGATTTTTCGACAATATACGCTGATATAGAAGGCCCGG CTGGCACTCCATACGAAAATGGCGTTTTTCGGATGAAATTGATCCTGTCTCGCGATTTCCCCCACTCACCTCCTAAAG GTTATTTTTTGACCAAGATCTTCCACCCAAACATCGCGTCAAATGGTGAAATATGTGTCAACACATTGAAAAGGGATTGGAACCCTAGTCTCGGCTTACGTCATGTTCTAATC GTAGTCAGATGCTTGTTGATTGAACCGTTTCCAGAATCCGCATTGAACGAACAGGCCGGAAAAATGCTGCTCGAGAACTATGAAGAGTACGCTAGGCATGCTAG GCTATATACTGGAATTCATGCTCTGAAGCCAAAACCGAAGTTTAAGTCAGGGGCTATATCGGAATCAACTGCTGCGCTTAACGTTGAGCAGACAAACACTTCGGTTTGTATCGTTGACACGAAAACCGCGGTCTCTGGAGCAGTGGTGCAGCCGACGCCTTTGGCTCCTTCGTTGAACACCATGAAAGGGGCAAGTGGCGGTCAGGAGCCACCAACCACCGCCCTGAACTCGGTGGTGGAAATTGGAGTTAGTAGCGGATCTACTGCGGCAGCACCGCCTACGGCGGCAACGAATAAGAAGGAAAGTGGGTTGGTGAAAGCTCAAGATAAAAAGAAGATTGATGCTAGAAAGAAAAGCTTGAAAAGATTGTGA